A window of Ignavibacteriales bacterium contains these coding sequences:
- a CDS encoding DUF4159 domain-containing protein — MKRSNNILLTLLVFTSISLAQNEGGFKIARLKYNGGSDWYNDPSEEVNLLKFVAQNTNIKTNPVYEFVDLTSGNIFDNPFLFMTGHGNIVFSDPEAKKLRSYLENGGFLYVDDDYGLNKAFRREIKKIFPEKDLMELPFSYGLYHCFYDFNAGVPKTHEHDGKPPQGFGIFVNGRLCLYYTYESNPSDGWADPEVHKDPHAKREEALKFGTNIVVWALTN, encoded by the coding sequence ATGAAACGATCAAATAATATATTACTAACTTTACTCGTGTTCACCTCAATATCGCTTGCCCAAAATGAAGGCGGGTTTAAGATTGCTCGCTTAAAATATAATGGCGGGAGCGATTGGTATAATGATCCTTCGGAAGAAGTTAATTTACTTAAGTTCGTTGCACAAAATACAAACATCAAAACAAATCCTGTATATGAATTTGTTGATCTGACAAGTGGAAATATTTTTGATAATCCGTTTTTGTTTATGACCGGACACGGCAACATTGTTTTTTCTGATCCGGAAGCAAAAAAATTACGGAGTTATTTAGAGAACGGCGGCTTTCTTTATGTTGATGATGATTACGGATTGAACAAGGCGTTCCGAAGAGAGATAAAAAAAATTTTCCCGGAAAAAGATTTAATGGAACTTCCATTCAGTTATGGATTGTATCATTGCTTTTATGATTTTAATGCGGGAGTACCTAAAACACATGAACATGATGGAAAACCGCCACAAGGTTTTGGGATTTTTGTTAACGGCAGATTGTGTTTGTATTACACATACGAAAGCAATCCGAGCGACGGATGGGCTGATCCTGAAGTACATAAAGATCCTCATGCAAAAAGAGAAGAGGCGTTGAAATTTGGGACAAACATTGTTGTTTGGGCGCTTACGAACTAA
- a CDS encoding diacylglycerol kinase family lipid kinase — protein MKIFYLNNPAAGHKNGVKYYPLIEQLLKKKNILHDSVQTEYAGHGTEIIKNIDFEKYDGIIASGGDGTIFEALNGYFANSSKKRIPFGAIPIGRGNAFARDLDLIPERWEESIDAILSGRTKKIDVGAFTTEGIKYYFINILGFGFVTDIAGTAQKLKMFGDLSYVLGVFYQTAALKAYNLKIEADGKMIERKNVFVEISNTRYTGKDFLMAPLAKLDDGLLDVTLLNKLSRAKVMQCLPKIFKGTHVYMKEVETFRARHLKIETDTPKLLTPDGQLMGSTPIEVECLPGAIEVFVK, from the coding sequence ATGAAAATATTCTATCTCAACAATCCAGCAGCGGGACATAAGAACGGAGTTAAATATTATCCTCTAATTGAACAATTATTGAAAAAGAAAAATATATTACACGATTCTGTTCAAACCGAGTATGCCGGACACGGAACGGAGATAATAAAAAATATTGATTTTGAAAAGTATGACGGTATAATTGCTTCAGGTGGGGACGGAACAATTTTCGAAGCGCTTAACGGATACTTTGCAAATTCTTCTAAGAAAAGAATTCCTTTCGGTGCAATCCCAATTGGAAGGGGAAATGCATTTGCGCGCGATCTCGATCTTATCCCCGAAAGATGGGAAGAATCGATAGATGCAATTTTATCCGGCAGGACAAAAAAAATCGATGTCGGCGCGTTTACAACCGAAGGGATAAAGTATTATTTCATAAATATTCTTGGATTTGGTTTTGTTACGGATATTGCAGGCACCGCACAAAAGCTGAAAATGTTCGGCGATCTTTCATACGTATTGGGAGTTTTCTATCAGACGGCAGCATTAAAAGCATATAATCTGAAAATTGAAGCTGACGGGAAAATGATTGAACGCAAAAATGTGTTTGTAGAAATTTCCAATACAAGATATACAGGAAAAGATTTTCTTATGGCGCCTTTGGCAAAGCTGGATGACGGACTTCTAGATGTGACTCTTCTTAACAAACTAAGCCGCGCAAAAGTAATGCAGTGTCTTCCCAAGATTTTCAAAGGGACACACGTTTACATGAAAGAAGTAGAAACGTTCCGGGCAAGACATTTGAAAATAGAAACCGACACGCCAAAATTGTTAACTCCCGACGGACAATTAATGGGAAGCACACCGATAGAAGTTGAATGCCTTCCCGGCGCCATTGAAGTTTTTGTAAAATAA
- a CDS encoding C45 family autoproteolytic acyltransferase/hydrolase: MKFWLVLVFLFLLSSTATFLSQTSSLTQQQKSWLEKANRHEKNGWIYIHIEGAPRERGFQHGYLIANEIKESLYKLSIKWKYQSAMEWQWLVQKAGVILTKKIDEENLAEIDGMVEGMEAAGISTTRDELVALNGYMELMWYWWPTVKDSFNTNSPPPKKEACSSFIATGSMTADGKIVLGHNSMVGYEDPFCNIILDILPEKGHRILMQAFTGFIHSGTDFFITDAGLVGSETTIVGFYPFDPNGAPEFSRMRHATQYANSIDEWCEMMKKDNNGGYANAWLLGDINTNEIARLELGLKQVGFEKKKDGFFIGSNIAEDLKLLRFETKSEDTNIKNSNIARRVRWKQLMKENAGKINLELAKGFESDHYDPYLKSNTPSQRMLCAHWELDPQLYNTGIPFSPEGTLDGKVVDATMAKEMSFVARWGAACGTSFDAKKFLEEHPQYDWMNEILKDRPSQPWTVFYAGEK, translated from the coding sequence ATGAAATTCTGGCTAGTTTTAGTTTTTTTATTTTTGCTTTCATCAACGGCAACTTTTCTTTCACAAACATCTTCACTAACTCAGCAACAAAAATCCTGGCTTGAAAAAGCTAACCGTCATGAAAAGAACGGATGGATATATATCCACATCGAAGGTGCGCCAAGAGAACGCGGATTTCAACATGGCTACTTAATTGCAAACGAAATCAAAGAATCATTATATAAGCTGAGTATTAAATGGAAATATCAGAGCGCGATGGAGTGGCAATGGCTTGTTCAAAAAGCTGGAGTAATTCTAACAAAAAAAATTGATGAAGAAAATCTTGCCGAGATTGACGGAATGGTAGAAGGAATGGAAGCCGCCGGTATATCAACAACGCGCGATGAGCTTGTTGCTCTTAACGGTTACATGGAATTAATGTGGTATTGGTGGCCTACAGTAAAAGATTCGTTCAATACAAATTCACCCCCACCAAAAAAGGAAGCGTGCAGTTCTTTCATTGCAACCGGTAGCATGACTGCTGACGGAAAAATTGTGCTTGGACATAATTCAATGGTCGGTTACGAAGATCCTTTCTGCAATATTATTCTGGATATTCTTCCGGAGAAAGGGCACAGGATTTTGATGCAGGCGTTCACGGGTTTCATTCACAGTGGGACAGATTTTTTTATAACCGATGCCGGACTTGTCGGCTCTGAAACAACTATCGTCGGGTTTTATCCATTCGATCCGAACGGCGCGCCGGAATTTTCACGTATGCGTCACGCAACTCAGTATGCTAACTCAATTGATGAATGGTGCGAGATGATGAAGAAAGATAATAACGGCGGATATGCAAACGCATGGCTGTTGGGCGATATCAACACAAATGAAATTGCGCGTCTTGAACTTGGATTGAAACAAGTCGGGTTTGAGAAAAAGAAAGACGGATTTTTTATTGGATCAAATATTGCTGAAGATTTAAAACTCTTACGCTTCGAAACTAAAAGTGAAGATACGAATATTAAAAATTCTAATATCGCACGCAGAGTTAGATGGAAACAATTGATGAAAGAGAACGCAGGCAAAATAAATCTTGAGCTTGCAAAAGGTTTTGAATCCGATCATTACGATCCATATTTAAAATCAAATACTCCAAGTCAGCGTATGCTTTGTGCACACTGGGAGCTGGATCCGCAATTATACAATACCGGTATTCCTTTTTCTCCCGAAGGAACACTTGATGGAAAAGTAGTTGATGCGACAATGGCCAAAGAAATGTCATTTGTTGCGAGATGGGGAGCTGCATGTGGTACTTCGTTCGATGCAAAGAAATTTTTAGAAGAACATCCGCAATACGATTGGATGAATGAGATTTTGAAAGATCGTCCTTCACAACCATGGACGGTTTTCTATGCAGGAGAAAAATAA
- a CDS encoding dienelactone hydrolase family protein: MNLITKNITTQKTARYFLIGKPSEKIKSVLIVLHGYGQLAEYFIKFFEPIINETTLIIAPEALNRFYIKGFSGKVGSTWMTKEDRENEIKDYVNYLDIVYDDVINFGLLLKTKITVLGFSQGTVAACRWIAKGKSKIDRLILWGGGVPPDVDLELSKELFNSIQLTIVVGDKDEFISVEQIKEQEQRLGKNNIKYSLILFEGKHIIKKEILLKLFH; this comes from the coding sequence ATGAACCTAATCACAAAAAATATTACAACACAAAAAACCGCACGATATTTTCTAATTGGCAAACCTTCAGAGAAAATAAAATCAGTTTTAATAGTTTTGCATGGTTACGGGCAGCTTGCAGAATACTTTATTAAATTTTTTGAACCGATAATAAATGAAACTACATTGATTATTGCCCCCGAAGCATTAAATAGATTTTATATTAAAGGATTCAGCGGAAAAGTCGGCTCTACTTGGATGACAAAAGAGGATCGCGAAAATGAAATTAAAGATTATGTTAATTATTTAGACATTGTATACGACGACGTAATCAATTTCGGTTTGTTATTAAAAACCAAAATAACAGTTCTTGGATTTTCTCAAGGAACGGTAGCTGCTTGTAGGTGGATTGCAAAAGGTAAATCAAAAATAGACCGATTAATACTTTGGGGTGGAGGAGTGCCTCCAGATGTTGATCTTGAATTATCGAAAGAATTATTTAATTCGATACAGTTAACCATTGTGGTCGGTGATAAAGACGAATTTATTTCTGTCGAACAAATTAAAGAACAAGAACAGCGCCTGGGGAAAAATAATATTAAATATTCTTTGATACTTTTTGAAGGAAAACATATTATTAAAAAAGAAATTCTTTTAAAATTATTTCATTGA
- a CDS encoding M64 family metallo-endopeptidase, with translation MKTSKLIVLFLFSVILKAQTINFDDYFTDQTMRIDYFHVGDANSEIVTLDQVYQYGTWAGSLKNLIDNFNNGAYYYKVYDTASGKLIFSRGFDSYFKEYQTSDEASKGIKRTYQESAIIPFPKNKIKFVLEKRDRQNNLNEVFSTEINPADLYIIKDALIDKSVKVLKSHYSGDPHNNVDVAILAEGYTALEQKKFEKDLKHYTNLFLGHEPFKSNKDKFNIYGVFKASQESGIDEPGANIYKNTTLNTRFYSLGSERYVLTEDNKTLHDLAAHVPYDAIYIMCNSERYGGGGIYNFYCTFTSDNQFSPYIFLHEFGHSFGGLADEYYTSDVAYNEFYPEGQEPVEPNITRMLDKSNLKWKDLITSGIKLPTPWEKENYDKMDYAWQKERREMNKHIAELKLARAQQREINAAQNEYNIKDKSHSDEIDKYLMSSKYCGKVGVFEGAGYSAKGVYRSMIDCLMFTKGMKPFCKVCEEHVVKVIKHYTD, from the coding sequence ATGAAAACGTCAAAACTAATTGTGCTATTTCTTTTTTCGGTAATCCTAAAAGCACAAACAATCAACTTCGACGACTATTTCACAGATCAAACGATGAGGATTGATTACTTCCATGTTGGCGATGCAAACAGTGAGATTGTTACGCTTGATCAAGTTTATCAATACGGGACCTGGGCGGGCAGCTTAAAAAATTTGATCGATAATTTTAACAACGGCGCATATTACTACAAAGTATATGATACAGCAAGCGGCAAATTAATTTTCTCACGCGGATTCGACAGCTACTTTAAGGAATATCAAACGAGCGATGAAGCATCGAAAGGAATAAAGCGGACGTATCAAGAAAGCGCGATAATTCCATTTCCTAAAAACAAAATTAAATTTGTTTTGGAGAAACGTGACAGACAAAACAATCTTAACGAAGTATTCTCAACAGAAATTAATCCGGCGGATCTTTACATTATTAAAGATGCTTTGATTGACAAATCAGTAAAAGTTCTTAAAAGTCATTATAGCGGAGATCCGCACAATAACGTTGATGTAGCAATTCTTGCTGAAGGATACACAGCATTAGAACAGAAAAAATTCGAAAAAGATTTGAAACACTACACGAATCTTTTCTTAGGTCATGAACCATTCAAATCGAACAAAGACAAGTTTAATATTTATGGTGTGTTCAAAGCATCACAAGAAAGCGGAATTGACGAACCGGGCGCAAACATATATAAAAACACAACACTAAACACAAGGTTCTATTCTCTTGGTTCAGAAAGATATGTTTTAACGGAAGACAACAAAACCCTGCATGATCTCGCAGCACATGTTCCTTACGATGCAATATATATTATGTGCAACAGCGAGCGTTACGGCGGCGGCGGGATATATAATTTCTACTGCACATTTACCAGCGATAATCAATTTAGTCCGTACATTTTTCTGCATGAGTTTGGCCATTCGTTCGGCGGATTGGCAGATGAGTATTATACTTCTGATGTAGCCTACAATGAATTTTATCCCGAAGGACAAGAACCTGTTGAGCCGAACATTACTCGTATGCTTGATAAAAGTAATTTAAAATGGAAAGATCTTATTACATCAGGTATTAAATTACCAACTCCATGGGAAAAAGAGAATTATGATAAAATGGATTATGCTTGGCAGAAGGAACGAAGAGAAATGAATAAACATATCGCAGAGCTAAAACTAGCAAGAGCTCAGCAAAGAGAAATTAATGCAGCTCAAAACGAATACAACATAAAAGATAAATCTCACAGTGATGAGATAGATAAATATTTAATGAGCAGTAAATATTGTGGTAAAGTTGGTGTCTTTGAAGGCGCAGGATATTCTGCTAAAGGAGTTTATAGATCGATGATCGATTGTTTAATGTTTACTAAAGGAATGAAACCATTTTGCAAAGTTTGTGAAGAACATGTTGTAAAAGTGATAAAGCATTATACGGATTGA